ggttagacctttatagattcctcaatctgtaaaacagatcttagtaaatgctgatcctgacacctacagatctgtttatcctgatgtccaaccaaccaccatatctcaaacaccacaacaaccatcagaacacaccactcatactactcaacctaccctcaggacatatctcaaatcatatctctccacttcacagatagctcaaccttcatcctcagcacctactgtgaagcattcatcttccaagcctaagaggacaacgactgttcctcaaacacctcaaaagagaaggaggattgttttgatcagaacttggaaccagatcaacaattagaggatgatgttgaagcctccattgctactcatactgttgttttatcagaagatactgattctgtaagttctgatgctgcaaatgctggagatactggtgatgctgctccaaatgcagatgctgataaagcaggtccttcaggacatgcacctcaataaactgttcttaaatctgaacttgttaagaagtttgttacaagagaagcaccagtgccttgtagtgaaactcctgcaggacaggagtggactaaggtatggaactcagttacctgtgctccaACTGCACAacatctggctgagcacttgacaaaagatgatgagatgttaaatactgatgatttcaaaacacagcttacagtcactgcattgagtactaaacatttacaaggtctccattcaactactcatgtaGAGTTACATCACTTAcgggaagaattaatgaagcaagaacaagttcagaagattgacaagaaaaaattcttccaacctacctttgacagagttgcttatattgagaagactcaagagtcacaacaagctcagattgatgatatattgaaaaatcaagcttctcagcaatctcaacttaatgaaatccaagcctcagtggaattgcttgtctctcttctcttacctgctgatgccaaaaagggggagaaactaattaagtccaaatgcaaaactgataagacactgaaggggaaggatgatgaaaaggatgatcaagaaaaccctggaatgggtagaggtcatagtcaaggtagaggtctctcatcaagaaaagctgaaatcacaagtcacaggacaagttctgctactggtaaaaggataagttctgatgaacttttggatcttgatgaagaaatgtcaagacagttatttcttcaggaaaatccaggaatggacttggagagtttaatggaagaagatgctagacttaaatcagaaaaagtcaagtctaaatctgaagcttctggtaaaaagacacttccaaaactcaaaggcattgtgataaaagaaaggacaaatactgaagcaacaatggctaaatcacaaccgcagatagatccaagatccaagggtaaagaaaaagttggtgaacctatcaaggtttatgtgcctcctgtgaatgaagaaattactgatgaaaaggatgatcttgctctgacttcaaaaaaagtttttaagacaacctctgacatggctcaagttgttcagagtcaagagacagtaagttctgatatttcgaagaagcaagtatcctctgacatagctcaagttaacttgatatcagaagataaatcaaagacactcctaccaggattcactaaagcaaaacagactcaacctttgaagactgctgcaagtggttttgaagcaagagtggttactggaaaggaagcaagagataaaactggattgggaagtgctgatgaaagaagaatacagaacactaccaatgatccaacttccttgagtgaaccaggtattggagcaactcctgagagattgaatcaactggaatctgtacaaatggtttaccatacctacttgaaagaacacatcttgttgtactttatgacagatggtagggtttatcatataaggcaaaatgccattccattgaagtattttgaagaactggagcatgtactattcttacttcaagtgaatgacatattaacagaaagtgttgcaaactatttgaaggatcagattcagagacagaaaagactttattctgttaattctgacaacacatatcttccaaagtacagagatcataagggtgatatagttgaaatgaagcccaacactgctaagattataactacctttctgggttacagggctgtggaattcaatcttgagtctgataaggcatatttgatcagactggatcaggatataagaaaagctaagattaatgatctcagggctgcaatctttcaaattggtgaagatactgcagaacttaaagatgctaaaaggaggatgattgatgaactcagatatgctgagagatgtttgttgaagaactatctcagaacaactcctgacatcagagagatcagaagatgaagccaagtcaagatctacaactgcttaaattctgatatttgtacagactgaagttgttatcagaagttaaagattggtaaagctttaaggactgtaagttgtagttatctagtctaattttcatgcatttgtacttaatatttttgacatcatcaaatatctgttaaacttgtatattatgctaatttacaagttgggggagattgttagatatatttgataatgtcatggctaatatgatttatgtttagttttcagatcttacttaaacaggataaatcagtacttactgaaagtgaggacttaaggatatcagtacttatattatcaggagataattatcagaagatggatatcagaacttaagtactgaaggacgttcagataaggacaacagctgattaatggaaagaagatcgagacaaacataagaagagatgtgcatgaagaaggaattctatgaagaatagaatacttggaagaaaagatatctgattgatatattttaggaagcagaattatattccatatcaattagtaattatcttgtaactgtgtagtataaaaacacagacatagggtttacactataagtgttatcatattcgagaagattattcattgtaaccctagcaactctcgtgatatttgttcatcactgagaggtaacagttccatactgtaatagagtttattattccaataaagtttgttttctgttacttgagttattaaagttcgatttgattgcactatacactgtattcaccccctctacagtgtgtgtgtgacctaacaagatcGTCAAACCATCTTGAATATAGTGATTGAGCATGAGTTGGATAAAGATATTCTCTGCTGGAATCTGGAGCATACAGGGCACTACTCTGTCAAAAGTGCCTATAGGTTAATTCAATAGCAGAAGGGGGCCTGGAACGAGGGAAACAATATTGATTACTGGAAGTCCATCTGGAATATTAAAGCACCACCTCAGGTTATGAATTTAATCTGGAGAGCCTCTACGTTTTGTTTACCTACTCTGGTGCAACTTCAAACTAAACATGTGCGTGTCAACACATGTGCCCAGTTTGTGATgaagttgcagagaccattatGCATATCTTAGTTTTGTGTAAAGTTGTAAAGGCATGCTGGCAAGTCTTTAAAGCTGGCATAAATGTTGATGGAGCTCTGGAATTTACAGATTGGTTAGCTGGGATTTTGGAGGGACAGTCCAAGAATAATAAGGCGAACATATTAACTCTGTGTTGGTCAATCTGGAGGTCTCGTAATGATTTGGTTTGGTATAACAAAAGATGGACAGTTTTGAGAATAGTTGCAAAAGCATGGGAGTATCTTTCACAGTGGAATGTGGCTCAGAGTAGAGGATATTCAGTGCCTCTCATCCCTACAGTCGAAGGAGATAGGGCTACAACATGGGTCAAGCCACAACATAATATAATTAAGATCACAGTGGATGCTTCTATTTTTCAAAACCTTGGAATGTCAGGTGCTAGTATTGTTGCTCGCAAACATAATAGCCATTTAATCTTGGCAAAGTCGATATGTATTCCAGATGTTATGAATCCAACATTGGCAGAAGTTATGGTTGTTAAAGAGGCGTTCAGCTGTGCAATGGAGATGGGGTGGAGTTCGGTTACTATAGAGTCTGATTGTATGGTGGTTATTCAACTAATAAGAAGTAGCACACCCATGTGATCGAGGCTTGGCATGGTAATTGAAGCTTGCAGAGGAATAGTTTATCAGAATAACAACTTTAAGTTGTATTTTATTAAGCGGCCTGCGAATATGTCGGCTCGAGAACTTGCTCGAGTGTCACATATGTATCCTGATCGTACTTTTGATTGGAGATCTGTTCCGATCAATGTTAAAGATTGTATTCTGAATGATTTAATGATATAAACATCCGCATTTCGTCAAAAAAATATATACCCTACAATAATCCTAATaggtataatttgtagtttggttaagTTATCTTTTTCATTGGCACTCAGccgttagattcaaatactaaaaaatTACACTCCACAAGTTTTCAAATTCGAATCCTGTAAataacaaacatttatattatcaaacatttttattattataattttataaaaatacatataagctctcaggttcgaatcttactaacaacaaatatttacattattatttatgaataaaatCCCATCAATCATAAACTATTTATACTAATTGAGTTTAACTTGAAATTATACACactaaaattataattatatatttattatttagtatttaattatttatatataattttaataaaattatataaatcaaaaatatatatatatatatattaaacaAGACACGTGCATTGCACGGGTCGTAAACTagtatttataaaaaaaatgtacCTTTCATTATTTGTGATAGATGTGCTCAGGGCCGGTGCATGAGTCTTCATTAACATTTTATCGATTTTAttgattttatattatttataaattttataaattattatataagtaataaaaatttaaaaaaataattaatatatagtTAAACCCTTGTTATGAGAATTTTAATTTGAATGTGTGTCATTTCTAGTTAAGATTAAATCATATATAATTGATGAGATTTTTACAAATAACCTAATTAGTATgttcataaataataatataaataataatataaatatttattgttaacGGAATTCAAAATAAGAACTTGGgtagtatataaataataatataaatatttgttattggcaGAATTCGAACTCAGAAGTAATgtgtattttttttttaatatttagatTTATAGGGTTCTCATTTAAAAAGAAATAAACACTTCCTCTCAGATAGATCCTAAGAGGCAAGAGCCATATTGAGACCATCAAGGCATTAACTACGATCAAATAATTAATGTGAGCAGATTGATATTAAACCTTCAAACTGGAGGCAGAAACAAAGCCTTCATACTTTAATTGTAAGCTGATTTGACAAGGATTAAGGAAACAAGTTCACAAATGGAAAAACTTTGAGATATCAAACATCAAAAATGCCTAAACTCATAACAAAATTGACCAAAGACATGCTTTTGCATAATTTCAAATACAGATTATATTGTCCCCTATTACCAACCTCATTAACCTCCAGCTTATTTATGTTACACAGGCAGCCCTTGCAAATTTCCCCGGCTGTGATGTTCACTTAGGGAAGGATACCTCAGGTGTCATGTCAGACTTAAACTACATTGCTGTTGTAAGAGTTTTGATGTCGAGATATGCCTTTCTCTTGCTCTcctacttgattctcagtaaaCCATATAAAGCAGCATCCAGAAGCTGTAATTTGCAGTCTCTTGCCTGGAGTCTGCTTTTGCATTGAAGGTTGCATACCATCTAAATCATAAATCAGGGATTCCACTAGATCTTGTCATATTCAGAAACCAACTTTAGAAACATGGAAAACTT
The sequence above is drawn from the Apium graveolens cultivar Ventura chromosome 2, ASM990537v1, whole genome shotgun sequence genome and encodes:
- the LOC141691167 gene encoding uncharacterized protein LOC141691167; protein product: MCPVCDEVAETIMHILVLCKVVKACWQVFKAGINVDGALEFTDWLAGILEGQSKNNKANILTLCWSIWRSRNDLVWYNKRWTVLRIVAKAWEYLSQWNVAQSRGYSVPLIPTVEGDRATTWVKPQHNIIKITVDASIFQNLGMSGASIVARKHNSHLILAKSICIPDVMNPTLAEVMVVKEAFSCAMEMGWSSVTIESDCMVVIQLIRSSTPM